Sequence from the Pecten maximus chromosome 8, xPecMax1.1, whole genome shotgun sequence genome:
TTCAGTCTATTGGAATAGGACATGTTTCTAAATCCAGGTAACTGCTTGGTTGCATGCCTTCCGTTGTAAAGCTTCAATCATATCAATATGCTTAACTTTATATGAGTGCCATACAGCATTTCCATATTCGAGATGGACTCTTACTAGAGTCTTGTACAGCAACAGGAAGTTGGATCcatttagaaaattatatgACCGTCTTATTAATCCAAACATAGAAATTGCTTTCTTAACTTGGGTACATGTTCATCAAAAGATAGAGATTGATCTATTATTACTCCCAAATCCTTTTCCTTGTCCACTTCCTGTAATTCTACATCTTTTAGATAATATTTTCGTTCATCCTAATATGCCTGCCTATGCGCATCAATTTGCATTTTTAGGGGGGTGAAATTGAAGCAACCATTTATCACTCCAAGCTGACAGGTGATCCAGGTCATCCTGAAGTTTACTTACATCAGCATTTCCCTGTATGCATCTGAATAACTTTGTGTCGTCCGCAAAGAGATAAACATCTGACTGAATAGTATCTGGTAGGTCATTTATGTAGATGACAAACAATGTTGGCCCGAGTACCGATCCCTGGGTAACTCCGGAGGATACATCGCTCCAGTTGGAATGCTTGCCCTTTAAAGTAACTCTCTGTTTCCTGTTGACGATGAAGCTGGCCTTCCATTTGATAAATCTTTCACTGATTCCATAAGATGACATTTTGCTTAGAAGTCTTTTGTGCGGTACAGTATCAAATGCCTTCTGGAaatccatatatataccatcgATTGAATGCTTATTATCTACtttataggtatttctggctattatTCTTTTATACATGACTTTTTATTGTATACACGTAAcactagacatgcccctgtggatCGATAGTTTGAGTCCCAAGCAATCAAACCGTTTGATTAAGATTTGGGGCAAATGCAGAGTACTGTACGTACTCCAaagtgtaattatataaacactaAAAGAGTTGCCAACTTGCATTGCATATACATAGTTTGCATATTATACACCTGTTGGAATATTGATTCTTTTctaaaaatagccaaaatcTATTAAACTGTAAATTTTGCGACACATTATGGGGGAAAACTGCCGAAAAACTGCTATCTTGGGTATGATATGAAAACCTGTGacacatatttttatattcGCCACTATAAAGTTGGAGTATGCATGATTTGTCACAAAAGAGAAAAATGCTTATAAACAgtgaattttgaaatatgatattcaGATATTTATAACGGTGCATGCATTAATTTACGACAAGGTAAAAAATATACCAGCGGAAAAAAGAAACTCTTTTATTTTTGATAGTTTATTAGGTCATTTGACCCGAAGGATCAGGATGACCTATATtagccatcatgcttcgtccgtcgtcgtctgCCGTGCGctgtccgtaaacttttcacatttcaaacttcttctcaagttccaccagtgggattgagctgaaacttgccagaaatgatcccgAGACGGCCGCCATcgtaaaaaacacattttaaacttcttcttaagttccaccagtgctgttgagatgaaacttgccaaatatgatcctgagatgatcccgaccaagtgttgttattttttgggctGATtggaaatccaagatggccatcatattgaaaaactcattttaaacttcatcttaagttccaccagtgctgttgagatgaaacttgccaaatatgatcctgagatgatcccgaccaagtgttgttatttttttggggctgattcgaaatccaagatggccgtcatgggaaccatcttgaaaaatacattttaaacttctcaagttccactgcatggtgccattgagctggaaattggtgaggatgttaaggaaggagggccaacaaagtcTTGCTATTTTCCGGCCTCGTAAAAACGTCGACATGGCAGCCACAgctgccattttgtaacatgattgcacaatcatggttttcctgaacaacgcctaattcaaacttcttctcaaattccacctgtgggattcagctctaacttaccagaaatgatcctgagatagtcttgatcaagtgttgttatctttagggttgatccaaattccaagatggccagcAGTGCCACTATATTCGCTGaagagaatgcatactacaatagtataaaggtctttaatttagagtcagatgaacgttaaggcccttgggcctcttgttattttgCATGATATTTTGGTGATGTGTACATGTTCATGGTGTGGGTTAACTTTCtcgattatttcatcattactgaatGTCCTATCACAAACAGTGCTTGAGTGAATACTGTTAAAACAAGGGTACCCGATGTTGTTTCCTTATCCAAATCAGTAGTGTGTGTGCCCACCCCCCTGACATATCAGTCGCAGCTGCTACTCTCCTTAACATTAACTCCATCAAGGTGTTAATTTCCCTTGGACGTAACATGGGACATTGATGCACTTTCTAACCCTCCTGTCTAGCTCGTCCAACAAATGTTTGAGTGCTGACAACTTGACGTGCTGTCTCCGTGGCCGTCTTAAATTGGTTACGGAGGTGCGAGAGACGTATGCCCCTATCTTGGCATCTGCTCCTTAGACAGTCACCCAATCTCCCTATGACTCTGAAAAACCAAACTAAATGGAATATTGTTGTTTCATGTACACCATATTACTGCACTATATGACGTTGCCCTGCATTAACAGAGCAATGGCCCTACCCTTATTGACTTCACTAAAACCTGGCATTTCGCTGTGCAGTCACTTCAAAAAGAGATGTTGTGTAATATAACTGATCTGTACTGCTCAAATGTTCAATTTATAATGATTACATACAAGGCTACAAGCACATATGGTGAAAGAGTATCCCGTATGCACGCTTTCTTGAAAAATCTGCTGAAAACATGTATTGATGCAATGCCGAGCAAGGTAACAATCGACTGAATTTTAACGGAAGAACATTTTCACAGTGCACAGAGTTAGTTCATCAGTGTGAAATTTAATCTACTAATTAGAAACAAGTTAATGTTACTCTACTGGAAGTATTGGATTGATTTTCAGTACTTTCCAATGTGTAAacagtttttttattttatatacattgtattaaattaaaatacaataaattcCATTTAGAATAcctatacatttttgtattcaCTGAATTTGGTTATTCCTCTATAGTAGATAAATTTGTTTACCATTACATGCACACACAGTGAGGTTATATACACAGGATAAACAAGACTGCCAGAAATTTTCAGAAAATGAGATTTACTTTAACTATTACATGATTAGTGGGGGCTATATTAGGAAGGTGTACATTTACTTTCTTACTGAACCTTAAGTATCTACGTTACAAGTGGTGCCATAAGCAGTGCTGATTgtttcctttatttttttttttattttttgcagACTAACCAAGGTGTGTTTGAAAAAATGTATACCACCAAAGTACAAAGAAACAGAACTGAACAAAGGCGAGGGAGTTTGTATTGACAGATGTGCAGCGAAATATTTGGAAATGCATGATCTTATTGGAAAGAGGTTAAACTCAGTACAAGAGGAGgcattaaaaaaacacaaaagtcAAGTATAGTGATTAGTGAATGTGTGAAACTTTGAAATTAGAAAGTTTGTCTATTGCACTGGTAAATGTGTCAGAAAGGTCTCATACATGTGTGCTGTCAGATGTGATAGAAGGATATTTCTAAAATTTGTGTGTACCTTTTGAACTGTCGAAGGATATTTCACGGATTTACAGGAACCTCCAAAAGACAGCGTAAATATAACAAGGATTCATCGTCTTTGTTGTCAACTTTAATTTGTTGTCAACATTATACCAATCCACTGGATTAATTAAGGGACTTTCAACTTTGAGTGGACCgtaatcaacattacacaaccTCTGACTATACAGTGCAACGCTGGAACCAATGATCATGTGATACTGACCTACGGATTATCAGATGTAGTTTATACTTGGTCgtaatgtgtatattatatttgttttaaatctgCACAGTcatattatttgtttatgtttgtgaTATCAATACACTCTGACAAACCGCCAGATCATCATTGCTATAAAtccatgtttttcatttttgactGGTTTTGTTCAGTTGGTATTTTTAAAGCAACAACCCTGCCACGCATTGTTGTGACTGTAGATATTAAAGGGACATAACACTCTAAATGAAGTTTGgattttgtttattatgttacagaatttttcatgaaagtcaatatttttaggtcacctgagacgaagtctcaagtgacctattctaatcgccttttggtcgtccgtcgtgcgtccataaactatttacattttctacttcttctccaaaaccattcaaccaaattcaatgaaatttggcagaaagttactATGGCTGATCGATcgaaggtcaaccaaaattgtgaattatatggtccccgaCCCCCAGGGGccatcagcatgggataacagtttgatggtattcatatgttggccctgactgacccccaggggctgatgggcggggataaaaagggtcaaatcgactgaaatttcaaaaatcttcttctcaatacctatataaaatagaatcaatACTTCTCATAGAAGGAAGGGtttcatggtgttttacttaaattgtgaatttcatgaccctggggtctcacgtttgcccctagggagagggtaaactttgctatagtttatatagggaattcatatttttgacaatcatttgttttatttctattggaattcattctaactttcttaaaattatcagcatgggacgACAGCTTAATGATAAGCACACATTGGCCCTAACTGACcccaaggactgatgggtggggccaaaaagggtcaattaaattaactgaaatatttcaaatctcaggtgaccgttaaggccctttgggcctcttgttacacaaAGTATTGATACCGATAATGGTCAATGGTTATATATGTAATGCAAACACTAACAAGAAATTACAAGAGACTCCAGATAATTGATGGTTCATttaatttaatgtatatacGTTGTACGTACAATTTAATAATAGCTTTGTATAATGGATACATCGTATACAGATTccacaatatattaaatttgtgaaaatcaCAACAAACCATTTGTCTACAAAAGGTAGGAGTAATTATCTTGTCTGTAAAAACATCGGTGGACAAAACAGCTCACTAGCTGGCTATCACagtgtaaacaacctgtcaatccaatgtgtcaaatttTACCTGGGTCCACGAATTTCAATGAGCTGGACGTTACACgcttttattattgattattctaTAATTTGAATGTCTTAATGAAACTTCGCAAAAATCTTGGTCGTTCACGAGAGGGATAACAAAGTACATTTCACGTTTTTGGGACATGATAAAGCGGTCGTTGGTCGGGTTAGCGGGGTGGTCGTTTAGAAGGGGTAATTTATCGTTGGAAAACGTCGGTGAACGCGAAACTTGGTCGCATACGGGGAGTGGTCGTTCTTGAGAGTGGTCGTAAATAGGGGGACCACTgtataagtacattgtatataataaaagaCTTTTACTTTTATTACCATCCAGTGTTCcctacataaatatacatgtacagtacataatTTCTCAGAGGTGACTGTCTCTCCATAcacactttgtaatatataaatgaaattccAGAATTATGAATGGAACAATGCCAATACCATCTTAATTCTCGTAATGTGATGTGTCAGAAGTAGCTCATATACAAATGATGCATAAAATAAAGTTCACTTGTttgaaaaattgataaatacTGACGTTTTGATACCATAAAGCATTTAAAAGTCCATAAAAAATTCTTCTGCAAGAAAACTTCCTGATAAAAGTTAACAAGGGTTTAAAATGGCTATAAATTGGTCCAGATGTGTACTTATACCCTGTGATAGCTTGGTCTGCTGAAGATGTTGTAACTACATTTTATCAcacaatttattttataaccATTGCAAACAAGTTATATCGACTTATATGAATCAATCTTGAAAAGCCATATGGCAGCATATAAGATGGTCTTATTATTGGTGGAAACAAGTCTAAGAGTACATTATTGAACCCTGCCTGAGAAAAGCCCATGCGGTGAGGAAGGtaaccccataccttttcacatttGATCAGGGAATCAAACATTGCTCATCTAGAATAGGTTAATGACAGAtttgttaccactgtatcacctaATAATATCTCCAGAAGAGTACAGACTTAAGATAATGGAGGTGACTGTTCACACTGCTAACACTTCAAACCTTCTATCCCAAATTAGACTACTAGGGTCTAATAGTGTTGTTTCTTTGCCTTAGCTCATATATCTCAACCCCCTACCAAACCTTGCACCTTAGAATGTAACCCTGCATTATATACTAGTGTAACCCTACATGTACAAGTTCATTGTACTGGTACCTCTTCTAGCTTTTATCTTATACCCTTCCTAACTCGAACGTCGGTGAAGTTCTGTACCGGTacctctatacatgtatatatatatccttccTAACTCGAACGTCCGAGAAGTTCTGTACTGGTacctctatacatgtatatatatatccttccTAACTCGAACGTCGGTGAAGTTCTGTACCGGTacctctatacatgtatatatatatccttccTAACTCGAACGTCGGAGAAGTTCTGTACCGTACCTCTTCTAGCAATGATCTTATACCCTTCCTAACTCGAACGTCGGAGAAGTTCTGTACCGGTAcctccatacatgtatatatatccttCCTAACTCGAACGTCGGAGAAGTTCTGTACCGTACCTCTTCTAGCAATGATCTTATACCCTTCCTAACTCGAACGTCGGAGAAGTTCTGTACCGGTAcctccatacatgtatatatatccttCCTAACTCGAACGTCGGAGAAGTTCTGTACCGTACCTCTTCTAGCAATGATCTTATACCCTTCCTAACTCGAACGTCGGAGAAGTTCTGTACCGTACCTCTTCTAGCAATGATCTTATACCCTTCCTAACTCGAACGTCGGAGAAGTTCTGTACCGGTAcctccatacatgtatatatatatccttccTTACTCGAACGTCGGAGAAGTTCTGTACCGTACCTCTTCTAGCAATGATCTTATACCCTTCCTAACTCGAACGTCGGATAAGAAGTTCAATGTACTGATACCTCTTCATGCTATGTCCTTCCTCCACTATTGTTACTCAATATACCACCTGAAATACTCTCATAGTAATCctggtgtgttgtgtgttgtaaaAGAATGAAGAAGCATTGGGTAGAATTGGTAAAAATTGACATTTAAACTCTTCATGAAAAGatatcccaagcaagcactttctTTGAAACAAATTCGTTGTCTGGGGctctaaatatatacaattaattgTTATCTGTAAGATCCAGATATTTATTCATCTGTCGGCATACTGCACCAACGTTTGACTGGATAAGAGATACTATGATTAGTGTAATAGATAACGTGTTCGTCATGGATGATAATAGAAGCTTATAATTTTCTCTAAGATATAACACTTAAGGTAATGAAAGTATGCTTCCGGGCACCAAGCAAACAATGATCGCCATAACGTTAGCATCGAGTGCCCAAAACTGGCGGATGAGGTGGCCGGAACCGTCCGGTGGTCGAACGAAACTGATAGGAACCGTCGGGTGGCCGAACGATTTGTGAGTGCATTGTCATATCTTTAACCGTAGTGCCAACTGAAAAGCTGACATTCAAACGGATAGTACCAAGTATCAATTTCACAGACTTCTTCTTGTTTGCGTTAGCATTCAATTGCAACCTCCTCGCTCTGATGTACGCTCAGATCATTACCAATATCAAATGCGAAAAGTGAGGATAAGAAAgtatataaaactgataattgaCAAAAGAAGACGTTACATTTTGCACTAGCGCTTTCACTTGCATGTCGTCAACttaaacattttctatatataaatatatatatatgaagatgGTGCAGCAGATTTCTTTTCCCATGGCAGAAGTCACAAAAGCAAACCCCCAAATTCATCTGAGAATCCACATGATTTAAGTATCTTTTCTTTTTCGTATGCAGTTGGAATTGACGTACTGCGTGCATATTCTTTTCTCTGatctgtatttatttattgcaGTGAAAGGTATCTTGAGCGAAATCTTCATATTTCAGCGAAGCCTAGGTCTGGTCAgctcaaagcatgtgaaagcgctcatgattttctggtttgtgtttttttaattattattatgtacatccatcacaaggacattatttacttttaattacatgtatatatacatgggaTGCAAATTAACACGATAATTCAGTCAGCTTTCTCAtctttttaatacaaaataattacgAAAACAACACATTATTCTAAACATATGCTACTATtcaaacaataataaaacaaaaaacaaaacaaaaccaaacgaacaaacaaaaaaaaaaactaaaaaaaaacaaggacaTATGCACAGCCGTCAAGATCCCCAagcaaatattgtattacatgaaattaaagTGGGCAACAGgcataaaaacatgaaacacatgATATGGCATTTAGAATCATTACCTGTTGCGATAATCGAACATCAGCTATGAACTTAGGTTATGAGTCTACTAAGCgagtttcataaaaaaaaattaatcattcTGTTAAAAGATATTGTTCGGAAAATCAGTCAATCTGGTTACAGCAGTCTCATTAAATAAGCGCGAAATATGCCGATAATCAAAACTGAGTGAGGAGCTTAGGTTAAATAAGTATACCAAACAAATTTCATCAAGATCGATTATTATGTCAAAAGATATCGTGCGGAAATCAATCAGTCAATCAGttaaaaaatcattaatatGCGGTGATAATCTTATTTGAGCGAGGAATTTAGGTACAGCTGTAACAAGTCTACCAagaaagtttcatcaaaattggatCACTCTTTCAAAAGATATCGTGAGGGAAGTAAGCAGCCAATCGGACCACATGCAGCTGCCCCATTGAATATGTGCGGAATGTGACGATAATCTAACCTGAGCGAGAGATTTAGAAATGAGTCTATCAAACAAGTTTAATCGAAATCCGATCATTCCTTCAAAATATAGCGTGCAGAAAGCGATAGGCCAATCACTCTGATCACAACAGCCTCATTGAATATGCGCTGAATGTGACGATGTTCAAACTTTAGCGAGGGTTTTAGATAACTAGTCTACCAAGCACGTGTCATCAACATCGGATCATCGTTCGCAAAGCGAAtccggacggacggagggaacCCATTTGTATGTCTCCTGCCAACTTCGTTGGGCGGTGGATACAAAAGTGATATGCAGGGTAACTTCCTTGCTCGAGGACTTCATATGATGAGGCTGTGGTCATGTATCCGTCACGTGGATTATGTATTGAAAATCGAAATCGTGTGAATGATATTCATCAGCCATTCTTCAACTCTCTTTTAGGTCTTTGGATGTCGAGTAACTTCAGGCATTGGACACCTCGGAATAAGCCATAATACCCGCGACATATTTTtatgtttcattatttaaaagTATGATGTACCCAAATCATGtaatatctacaatgtatataaaatgcatattaaatgaaaaagtcAACTATCAAAGGAATGcttgtatatacatttacacatgaAATGTTGAAGATTAAAACTAATATCattaatgtataatttatgTTGAACATTCATCAATATGGCTTAGATTTCCTTTGCATACGTGTACTTGCCACCAGGTATGTTATTAGACCTTAAAATGTTGACATGGTACTTGACTTCCTCTTATGCTATACCTATCACTTTTGAATTTGCTATCTTGTGATGCAACGTAATCTGTTCTCTTTTCCTTAATACTGTGTTCCAGGTTGCTTTCAGTTGTTAGAAAAactatttatgtatacattatcacCACCACTTCTCCTAACAGTATGAAATCTAAAAGACCATGTTTCAAATAAATGCTTCACTTTTCTCCTCAAAGCAAGAAATCCAAAGCTCTTATTCCAAACATCGATGACACTTTTCTCCTCAAAGCATGAAATCCAAAAGACAATTTTCCACACATTAATTCCCACAAATTGAAAAGAGCTGTTGCTGACAATCCACACTGGCCAGACCTGTCTGTGTCAACATGACACAGTGGCCTTGACCTGGATCTGGGTTGTCGGGCGACCAGAAGTCGGTGTTGATCACATCTATTCCTCCGCTGTAGCTCCAAATTGTAGAGTTGTATACTCCGGCGACAAAAAACCGGAAGTCGTGTTCTGTCGTAAAAAAGAAAGATGCCAAATAACAAGCGAGATTAATTTTAAGTGTCAACACTAGAACAATATTATTTCAAATGTGTCACCATGCCCTAATTGTTGACAAATACTGATTTTCCCCTTTGTTTTTTACATTTGCCACATAGGTGAAGAAAGTGAAAGTGTGGAAACCTAAAGTTTTTGTATTACAAATATCATGAGTATTATCTTATATCTTACTGACACTTTTGAACATTATCTTTACCACCAAATGATACATATTTCCCCTCGCGTCATCCcaacataaacaatatttactcAGAACGTCGTATCCGGAGATAGTATTATTCAGACTTGTCATCTTGGATGCCGTGTCGACCTTGATCAGTCGCGTGTGCATTGTTTTACAGGAGGCCGATGCGTTTACCTGGTTCTTCCTCATCTCAATGATGTTGTACAAAATGGCAGCTCCCTGATCCTCTTTGTAACCATACGAGTTCAAAACATCTGCattaattcaataaaacataattgAGATCATCAGtttaaaaggattttttttcattaggaCGACTTTTCCTTACGCTACCATCACAGACAAATATTCGAATCagttgaaatatatacatgcaattgatacatacattttatgtaactGTACAATTACTCGTGTCTACgctgtttggtttgtttttatgaCACTCAAAAATCTATTTATCGTTGTCATTCCCTCACCCATATATCAGaacattgatattattgttGTCCTTCCCTCACCCATATATCAGaacattgatattattgttGTTCTCCCCACCCATATATCAGaacattgatattattgttGTCCTTCCCTCACCCATATATCAGaacattgatattattgttGTCATTCCCTCACCCATATATCAGaacattgatattattgttGTCATTCCCTCACCCATATATCAGaacattgatattattgttGTCATTCCCCACCCATATATCAGaacattgatattattgttGTCCTTCCCTCACCCATATATCAGaacattgatattattgttGTCATTCCCTCACCCATATATCAGaacattgatattattattGTCATTCCCTCACCCATATATCAGaacattgatattattgttGTCATTCCCTCACCCATATATCAGaacattgatattattgttGTCCTTCCCTCACCCATATATCAGaacattgatattattgttGTCATTCCCCCATCCATATATCAGaacattgatattattgttGTCCTTCCCTCACCCATATATCAGaacattgatattattgttGTCATTCCCTCACCCATATATCAGAACACTGATATTATTGTTGTCATTCCCCCATCCATATATCAGaacattgttattattgttgtccTTCCCTCACCCATATATCAGaacattgatattattgttG
This genomic interval carries:
- the LOC117332774 gene encoding uncharacterized protein LOC117332774, which translates into the protein MNTPVTSPVTPNVTARHLRINPQTWTGRITMRFDISGCQIATQNDVCGKFTRKAVFLTEEMVNLHTVITAILTVPSLKECFSVCQSHKTCMSFTYHTAQGVQWCTGYSAWIVVPGRIISDIAIFVNQDVLNSYGYKEDQGAAILYNIIEMRKNQVNASASCKTMHTRLIKVDTASKMTSLNNTISGYDVLKHDFRFFVAGVYNSTIWSYSGGIDVINTDFWSPDNPDPGQGHCVMLTQTGLASVDCQQQLFSICGN